The DNA segment CGGGGCCTACACCGGCCACGCCTACACCGACTTCGCCAGCAGCGGCACGCTGCCGCGCTATGTCGGGACGCCAGAGCGGGGCGGGTATTGGGTCGAAGCGCGCGACTATGACCGCGCCTTGGCCGAGTACAACGAACGCATCCGGCGCGAGGACGAAGAGCGCCGCCGTCAGTCCTGGCTGAACTGAGGGAGGGGAGGGCATGCCGTTCTTCGCCGATCTGCCGCCGCAGCTCCAGGAGCGCGTCGTCTGCTCGATCTCGGCCGCCGTCAAGTACGAGGTGCCGGTCAACATCGTGTTGGCCGTCGCCGAGAAAGAGGGCGGCAAGCCGGGCCAGTGGGTGCGCAACTCGAATGGCACGCATGACGTTGGCCCGATGCAGTTCAACACCGCGTACCTGGGCGACCTGGCCCGATACGGCATCACGGCGAACGATGTGGCGGCTGCCGGCTGCTACTCGTTCGACCTGGCCGCCTGGCGGCTGCGGATGCACATCCGCAACGACAAGGGCGACCTCTGGACGAAGGCGGCGAACTACCACTCGCGCACGCCGCAGTACAACGCGGTGTACCGGGCCGACTTGATGCGCAAGGCGTCGAAGTGGGCCGATTGGCTCGAAGCTCGGTTCGTCACGCTTGACGTGACGAAGGCCGGGGCCACGCCCTCGACGCCCAGCCAGCCCGCGACGGTGGCCCAGCGGGCGACGCCGGCGGCCAGGCCGGCACCAGCACCCCAGCAGGCCGCCCCAGCGGCCGCAGCAGCTCGCAGCGTGTCGGTGGCCGGCTACGTGCCCCGCACGGTGTCTTTCAACACTTCACGCGAGGGGTCGGCCGAGTAGGCCGGCTCTTCCGATTTAGCGGCTAAACATGGACAAATTCCACGCCTTCATGATGC comes from the Acidovorax sp. T1 genome and includes:
- a CDS encoding transglycosylase SLT domain-containing protein, which produces MPFFADLPPQLQERVVCSISAAVKYEVPVNIVLAVAEKEGGKPGQWVRNSNGTHDVGPMQFNTAYLGDLARYGITANDVAAAGCYSFDLAAWRLRMHIRNDKGDLWTKAANYHSRTPQYNAVYRADLMRKASKWADWLEARFVTLDVTKAGATPSTPSQPATVAQRATPAARPAPAPQQAAPAAAAARSVSVAGYVPRTVSFNTSREGSAE